From one Candidatus Methylomirabilota bacterium genomic stretch:
- the mutL gene encoding DNA mismatch repair endonuclease MutL — protein sequence MSGVARPVRRLPDAVVNKIAAGEVVERPASVVKELVENSLDADASRITIAVRGAGRQLISVVDDGHGMGPDDSRLALERHATSKLAAEADLATIATLGFRGEALPAIFAVSRLTLASRLRGAPGGYLILGEGGIVLEAGAAEVPEGTSIEVRDLFFNTPARAKFLKSPPTEQAAITRVVTQLALAHPGVHLRLTANGRLALNAPRGATPRERLGGLYGFGLAGRLLEVTGEAGGARLTGLVAPPSLSRTHRDDIHLIINGRAVRDTLLSQALIEAYRPLLPRDQFPLAVLLLAMDPAEVDVNVHPTKAWVRFRHPRVLHDLVYEATSRALRQLEVVPAQRLTVPFGDAIPLATGALSESTGAGENQASLFRDGDAAYDAAPLFGQPIGQIEDTFIVAYTPEEVFFVDQHVAHERVLFERLRSDLEAGPLTGQALLFPEPLELSPARRRAVERALPDLSRLGFAIEGFGGGTLLLRGVPSLLRSDEPQRLVDDLAREIEDEGSRPSSPVLDRLLAFVACRAAIKAHEPLPREEMARLLADLAATATPFYCPHGRPVVSRIPLGDIKRELRRTW from the coding sequence GTGAGCGGGGTGGCCCGGCCCGTCCGGCGGCTCCCCGACGCCGTCGTCAACAAGATCGCGGCCGGCGAGGTCGTGGAGCGTCCCGCCTCGGTGGTCAAGGAGCTCGTCGAGAACAGCCTCGATGCGGACGCGTCGCGCATCACGATCGCCGTGCGGGGCGCCGGCCGTCAGCTCATCTCGGTCGTCGACGACGGCCACGGCATGGGACCCGATGACTCGCGCCTGGCCCTGGAGCGCCACGCCACCTCCAAGCTCGCCGCGGAAGCCGACCTGGCGACGATCGCCACGCTCGGCTTCCGGGGAGAAGCGCTCCCCGCCATCTTCGCCGTCTCGCGGCTCACTCTCGCCTCGCGGCTGCGGGGCGCGCCGGGCGGCTACCTCATCCTCGGGGAGGGTGGCATCGTGCTCGAGGCCGGCGCCGCGGAGGTGCCGGAGGGAACCTCGATCGAGGTCCGCGACCTCTTCTTCAACACGCCGGCCCGCGCGAAGTTCCTGAAGAGCCCACCCACCGAGCAGGCCGCGATCACCCGCGTCGTGACGCAGCTCGCGCTCGCCCACCCTGGCGTCCACCTGCGGCTCACGGCCAACGGGCGCCTGGCCCTGAACGCGCCCCGGGGGGCCACGCCGCGGGAACGCCTCGGCGGGCTCTACGGGTTCGGGCTGGCCGGGAGGCTCCTCGAGGTCACGGGAGAGGCGGGCGGCGCGCGCCTCACGGGGCTGGTCGCGCCGCCTTCACTCTCCCGGACCCACCGGGACGACATCCACCTCATCATCAACGGGCGCGCGGTACGGGACACGCTCCTCAGCCAGGCGCTCATCGAGGCGTATCGCCCCCTGCTCCCGCGCGATCAGTTCCCGCTCGCCGTCCTCCTCCTCGCCATGGATCCCGCCGAGGTCGACGTCAACGTTCACCCGACCAAGGCCTGGGTGCGCTTCCGTCACCCCCGGGTCCTGCACGACCTGGTCTACGAGGCGACCTCTCGGGCCCTGCGCCAGCTCGAGGTCGTCCCGGCCCAGCGGCTCACCGTCCCGTTCGGCGACGCGATCCCATTGGCGACCGGCGCCCTGTCGGAATCGACAGGCGCCGGCGAGAATCAGGCCTCGCTCTTCCGCGATGGTGACGCGGCCTACGACGCGGCGCCGCTCTTCGGCCAACCCATCGGGCAGATCGAGGACACGTTCATCGTCGCCTACACGCCCGAGGAGGTCTTCTTCGTCGACCAGCATGTCGCGCACGAGCGCGTCCTCTTCGAGCGCCTCAGGAGCGACCTCGAGGCCGGGCCTCTGACCGGCCAGGCGCTTCTCTTTCCCGAACCCCTCGAGCTGTCCCCGGCCCGCCGGCGGGCCGTCGAGCGCGCCCTCCCGGACCTCAGCCGGCTCGGCTTCGCGATCGAGGGCTTCGGCGGTGGCACCCTGCTGCTGCGCGGGGTACCCTCGCTCCTGCGCAGCGACGAGCCGCAGCGGCTGGTGGACGACCTCGCCCGCGAGATCGAGGACGAGGGGAGCCGGCCGAGCTCCCCGGTCCTGGACCGGCTCCTCGCCTTCGTGGCGTGCCGCGCTGCCATCAAGGCCCACGAGCCGCTGCCGCGAGAGGAGATGGCGCGGCTTCTCGCCGACCTGGCCGCCACCGCGACCCCCTTCTACTGCCCGCACGGCCGCCCGGTGGTCTCGCGCATCCCACTGGGCGACATCAAGCGCGAGCTCCGCCGGACCTGGTAG
- the miaA gene encoding tRNA (adenosine(37)-N6)-dimethylallyltransferase MiaA translates to MVGPTGVGKTALGVALAREWPIEAVSVDSRQVYRRMDIATGKPTAAQRRTLRHHLLDIVEPDEPYDAARFARDAARAIADIRARGRWPFLIGGTGLYLRALLRGLSPLPAADLALRRRLRAEATAGGPTALHQRLAELDPAAAAQLHPRDLVRVTRALEIVLLTGEAVSAARARARHEPPPPYRALTVGLTMARGALFARLDARVDRMIAEGLLPEVEALLAAGFALDLPAMQGIGYRHLAPVVTRGGSLVDAVRVMKRDTRRYAKRQWTWFLREAAVQWVSVDPGQPGMVIAQVKKLVERARIFG, encoded by the coding sequence ATCGTCGGCCCGACCGGGGTGGGGAAGACCGCGCTCGGGGTCGCCCTCGCGCGCGAGTGGCCCATCGAGGCGGTCAGCGTCGACTCGCGCCAGGTGTACCGGCGCATGGACATCGCCACCGGCAAGCCGACCGCGGCGCAGCGCCGCACGCTCCGGCATCACCTGCTGGACATCGTGGAGCCGGATGAGCCCTACGACGCCGCGCGCTTCGCCCGGGACGCGGCGCGGGCCATCGCCGACATCCGCGCTCGGGGCCGCTGGCCGTTCCTGATCGGGGGTACCGGACTCTACCTGCGGGCGCTTCTGCGGGGCCTGTCGCCCCTGCCGGCGGCGGACCTGGCCCTCCGCCGCCGGCTCCGGGCCGAAGCGACCGCCGGAGGCCCCACCGCGCTCCACCAACGGCTCGCCGAGTTGGACCCGGCAGCGGCGGCCCAGCTTCACCCGCGTGACCTCGTCCGCGTCACGCGCGCGCTGGAGATCGTGCTGCTGACCGGCGAGGCGGTCAGCGCCGCCCGAGCCCGGGCCCGGCACGAGCCTCCGCCCCCGTACCGGGCCCTCACGGTCGGCCTCACGATGGCCCGCGGGGCGCTCTTCGCCCGGCTGGACGCGCGGGTCGACCGGATGATCGCCGAAGGGCTCCTGCCCGAGGTGGAGGCCCTCCTCGCCGCCGGTTTCGCCCTCGATCTCCCCGCGATGCAGGGGATCGGCTACCGGCACCTGGCCCCGGTCGTGACACGGGGCGGGTCGCTGGTTGATGCCGTGCGCGTCATGAAGCGAGACACCCGGCGCTACGCCAAGCGCCAGTGGACCTGGTTCCTCCGCGAGGCGGCCGTCCAGTGGGTTTCCGTCGATCCCGGCCAGCCCGGAATGGTGATCGCCCAGGTCAAGAAATTGGTTGAACGGGCGCGTATCTTCGGCTAA
- the hflX gene encoding GTPase HflX, whose translation MVTHRAADRAILVGLRLPRQKRWEVEESMEELARLAESAGAQVLATILQEREAPTPPFHFGRGKVEEVRDLAAASGATLLISDDPLTPVQERNLQRAVGIRVIDRTALILDIFAQRARTSEGKLQVELAQLTYLLPRLVGQWAHLERLGGGIGTRGPGETQLESDRRVIRRRIGQIHQALRDVQRHRRLLRQHRRDVGLPVVALVGYTNAGKTTLLNRLAGATARTADQLFVTLDPAARLVTAPGRPPFILTDTVGFIRKLPTQLVAAFKATLEELGEADLLLHVVDVSHPRAPEQMTAVHQTLVDLGLETRSCLTALNKIDRLTEPDGFLRQLVSDGGTPISAATGEGIGALFGRIDGMLRSTRFTCQIRVPYDRAGILPTLYARGRVLAREDRPDAIWLDVDVPRSLTGLVSPYRVESVGVAQVPAEPRAAAGR comes from the coding sequence ATGGTGACCCACCGTGCTGCCGATCGGGCCATCCTGGTCGGCCTCCGACTCCCGAGACAGAAGCGTTGGGAGGTAGAGGAGTCCATGGAGGAGCTGGCCCGGCTCGCCGAGTCGGCGGGCGCCCAGGTGCTGGCGACGATCCTCCAGGAGCGGGAAGCACCGACGCCGCCTTTCCATTTCGGGCGCGGGAAGGTCGAGGAGGTGCGGGACCTCGCCGCCGCCTCCGGTGCGACCCTGCTGATCTCGGACGATCCCCTGACGCCGGTCCAGGAGCGCAACCTCCAGCGCGCCGTGGGAATCCGGGTCATCGACCGTACCGCGCTGATCCTCGACATCTTCGCCCAGCGCGCGCGGACGAGCGAGGGAAAGCTCCAGGTGGAGCTGGCCCAGCTCACCTACTTGCTGCCGCGGCTGGTCGGCCAGTGGGCCCATCTCGAGCGGCTCGGCGGCGGCATCGGCACCCGAGGTCCCGGCGAGACCCAGCTCGAGTCGGACCGCCGCGTCATCCGTCGGCGCATCGGCCAGATCCACCAGGCTCTCCGGGACGTGCAGCGGCACCGCCGCCTGCTCCGCCAGCATCGGCGGGACGTCGGCTTGCCGGTGGTGGCCCTGGTCGGGTACACCAACGCCGGGAAGACGACACTCCTCAACCGGCTGGCGGGAGCGACCGCGCGGACCGCGGACCAGCTCTTCGTCACGCTGGACCCGGCCGCGCGTCTGGTGACGGCCCCGGGGCGACCGCCGTTCATCCTGACCGACACGGTGGGTTTCATCCGCAAGCTCCCGACGCAGCTCGTGGCGGCCTTCAAGGCGACCCTGGAGGAGCTCGGCGAGGCCGACCTCCTGCTCCACGTCGTGGACGTGAGCCACCCGCGGGCGCCCGAGCAGATGACCGCCGTCCACCAGACCCTGGTGGACCTCGGCCTGGAGACGCGGTCCTGCTTGACCGCGCTCAACAAGATCGATCGGCTGACGGAGCCGGACGGCTTTCTCCGGCAGCTCGTGAGCGACGGCGGCACGCCGATCTCGGCCGCCACCGGCGAGGGAATCGGTGCGCTGTTTGGGCGGATCGATGGTATGCTGCGCTCGACCCGGTTTACCTGCCAGATCCGCGTGCCCTACGACCGGGCCGGCATCCTGCCGACGCTCTACGCACGGGGGCGCGTGCTCGCGCGGGAGGATCGCCCGGACGCCATCTGGCTGGACGTCGACGTGCCACGGTCCCTGACGGGACTGGTGTCGCCGTATCGCGTGGAATCGGTCGGGGTGGCCCAAGTGCCGGCGGAGCCGCGGGCTGCTGCCGGACGCTGA